CGCGTCGCAGGCCGCCGCACCTCCACCGGCCGGTGCTCGCCGGTCAGCTCCGCCCGCGCGGTCGACGGCCGACGCGCCTCACCGGCAGCGCCGGCAGCCCGTTCGGCGGGCGCTTCCGGCCGACCGGGCGTCCGCCGCACGGCGCCACCGGTCACCTCGGGCCGCCGCGCCGCGCCCTCGGCCAGCGCGTCCCGGCTGATCATCTCGGTCCGCTCGGCCACCCGGCTGCGCCGCTGCACGGTGTGCTCGGTCTTCGACGGCTCGGCCGGCCGGGACCGCTCGGCGGGTTCCGCCGGTCGACCGGCGGGCGCGGGCGGCGTCGACCGCGCCGCCGCTTCCCGGCTCACCCGCTCCGTCGGGTCCACCTGAGCCGCCTCCCGCCGCACGACCACCGGCGGCGTCGGGCGTGGCTGCGCCGCGGCCCTGGCCGGTTCCCGGCGCACCGGCGGCGTCGGCTCGCGCCGCGCGGGCTGCTCGGGGCGCGCGGGTTCGGGGCGCCGGACCTGCTCCTTGCGCGGCGTCTCGACGTTGACCCGCTCGATCAGCTCGGTGCGGTCGACCTGCGGCTTCTCCGCGGCCTTCGTGGTGACGGGCGCGACCGGGCCGGCGTTGATGATCCGCTTGTCGCCCACCGCCATCAGCCGGGACTGGTCGGACAGGGCGCGCATCCGGGTCGACTCGGCGCGCAGCGCCACCCGCTCGACCAGCACCTCGCCGCCGAGCAGTGCCTCCAGGTTCTCCCGCAGCGCCCGCAGCTCGCCGCGCAGCGCGTCCAGGTCGTCCTTGGCCTCGTCCTGCACCCGCTTGCGGGTCTCGGCCTCGACCTCCAGCTCGTACTCGCGCCGCGCGGCGATCTCGCGCTCCAGCTCCAGCTCGTAGACCGACTGCAGGTCGGCCACCTCGTCGTCGCGCTCGGCGATCTGCTTGCGGTAGCGCGCCGCGAGGAACGCGCCGACCAGCGCGGCCCACAGGGCGGCGACCACGGCCAACCTCAGCCAGCGGGCGTTGTCGCTCAGCACCAGCACCGCCGCGGCGCCGAGCGCGAGCGCCAATGCCGCTACCAGCAGTAGGCGCCCGGAGCCACGACCGTGGTCCTGCTGCTCGTCATCGTCCGACGCGCCTCGCCCGGTCATGGCGTCTACCGTACCGGTCAGTTACCCGATTGAGACCTCCGCCTCGGTATTCACTGATCGCGGTGCGGGTCGTCGGGCGTCCGGCAGCACCGCTCCAGCCACAGGGCCGCGGCGATCAGCAGCGCCGAGCACGCGGCGCCGACCATGCCGCTGACCACGTCGTGCTCGGCCGCGTCGAACTCGTCGCGCGCCGGCAGCACGTAGACGAGCACGCCGCCCCACGCGCCGAGCATGATCGCGCCGAGCAGCGACGACGCCTTGGCGAACGCCACCGCCCGCGCCGCGGTCAGCGGCTCGACCGCCCGGGAGCCGGGTCGGCGCAGGATGCGGGCCCGCAGGGTGACCGCGAGCCACAGGTTGACCACCGCGATCACCAGCAGGGTGAACCCGGCGAACGTCGGCAGCGGCGGCAGCGTGTCGTAGGAGAGCCTGATCAGCAGGTGCGCGAGCACGCCCGCGACGAGGCCGGCGGCGAGCAGGTCACGGGGTCGGGTGAACCTCACCCCACCATCGTCCCCGATCCGCTCGACCAGGGCCGAGTCGCGCCCGCCGAACACCGGCGACCGGGCCGGCGCGGGAGCGCCGCGTCAGACCAGCCCGAGGTCGTCCCGCCGCGTCACGCCCGCGACGTCCAGCCCCGCCAGCAGGTCGCGCGCCGGGCCGTGACCCGGCACGACCGCGCCCGGCTCCACGTCCAGCCACGGCACGAGCACCGACGCCCGGTCGTGCGCGCCGGGGTGCGGCAGCAGCAGCTCGGGGTCCGCGGACCGCACGCCGTCCACCGTCACGACGTCCACGTCCAGCGTGCGCGGCCCCCAGCGCCGCTCCCGGACCCGCCCGGCGGCCCGCTCCAGCTCCTGGCCGCGCCGCAGCCAGCCCCACTCGTCCACGTCGCCGGACACGACCAGCACCGCGTTGAGGAAGTCGTCCTGGTCGGTCACGCCCCACGGCGCCGTCTCGTACACCGGCGACACCGCCACCAGCACGTCGGCGAACCCGGCCACCGCCAGCCGCAGGTGCCCGAGCCGGTCGCCCAGGTTGGAGCCGAGCGACAGCACCGCCCTAGTCACGCGTGCGCCTGATCGTCACCGAGACGTCGCCGAACGCCAGCGGGATCGGGGCGGCCGG
This genomic window from Saccharothrix sp. HUAS TT1 contains:
- a CDS encoding DUF6779 domain-containing protein, with the protein product MTGRGASDDDEQQDHGRGSGRLLLVAALALALGAAAVLVLSDNARWLRLAVVAALWAALVGAFLAARYRKQIAERDDEVADLQSVYELELEREIAARREYELEVEAETRKRVQDEAKDDLDALRGELRALRENLEALLGGEVLVERVALRAESTRMRALSDQSRLMAVGDKRIINAGPVAPVTTKAAEKPQVDRTELIERVNVETPRKEQVRRPEPARPEQPARREPTPPVRREPARAAAQPRPTPPVVVRREAAQVDPTERVSREAAARSTPPAPAGRPAEPAERSRPAEPSKTEHTVQRRSRVAERTEMISRDALAEGAARRPEVTGGAVRRTPGRPEAPAERAAGAAGEARRPSTARAELTGEHRPVEVRRPATRAELTGEHRPVVRAEPVADQARRPAARAELTGEHRPVEARRPAARAELTGEHVPVVVRPEPVVGRPAEPVRRTGGEDVGGSRRAAEPAGGHRPVAGKPEPTGGRAADAAVASSPGAAGAASSEGRRRAAEAAVVEPAGESGGRRRAEEHWDSWEDGAKPAGRRSAPEPVEPAGAHADGKSVSELLAAFGGADSPRRRRRRDD
- a CDS encoding DUF3180 domain-containing protein, encoding MRFTRPRDLLAAGLVAGVLAHLLIRLSYDTLPPLPTFAGFTLLVIAVVNLWLAVTLRARILRRPGSRAVEPLTAARAVAFAKASSLLGAIMLGAWGGVLVYVLPARDEFDAAEHDVVSGMVGAACSALLIAAALWLERCCRTPDDPHRDQ
- the folK gene encoding 2-amino-4-hydroxy-6-hydroxymethyldihydropteridine diphosphokinase, whose translation is MTRAVLSLGSNLGDRLGHLRLAVAGFADVLVAVSPVYETAPWGVTDQDDFLNAVLVVSGDVDEWGWLRRGQELERAAGRVRERRWGPRTLDVDVVTVDGVRSADPELLLPHPGAHDRASVLVPWLDVEPGAVVPGHGPARDLLAGLDVAGVTRRDDLGLV